A region from the Pseudomonas sp. P8_229 genome encodes:
- the miaA gene encoding tRNA (adenosine(37)-N6)-dimethylallyltransferase MiaA: MSQLPPAIFLMGPTAAGKTDLAIELTKVLPCELISVDSALVYRGMDIGTAKPSKELLAEFPHRLIDILDPAEAYSAADFRRDALQAMAEITARGKIPLLVGGTMLYYKALVEGLADMPAADPEVRAQIEEEAARLGWQALHEQLAVIDPESAARIHPNDPQRLSRALEVYRVSGQSMTALRQQQSAQSTEAAASGRQQLPYTVANLAIAPANRQVLHERIKQRFTNMLEQGFIDEVVALRKRSDLHSGLPSIRAVGYRQVWDYLNGKLSLAEMQERGIIATRQLAKRQFTWLRSWDDLHWLDSLDCDNLPRALKYLGTISILS; the protein is encoded by the coding sequence ATGAGCCAGCTTCCTCCAGCGATTTTCCTGATGGGCCCGACCGCTGCGGGCAAGACCGACCTGGCCATCGAGCTGACCAAGGTGCTGCCGTGCGAGCTGATCAGTGTCGATTCGGCGCTGGTCTATCGCGGCATGGACATTGGCACCGCCAAGCCATCGAAAGAACTGCTGGCCGAATTCCCGCATCGCCTGATCGACATTCTTGATCCGGCAGAGGCCTATTCCGCCGCCGATTTCCGCCGCGATGCCCTGCAAGCCATGGCTGAAATCACCGCGCGCGGGAAAATTCCGCTGCTGGTGGGCGGCACGATGCTCTATTACAAGGCATTGGTCGAAGGTCTGGCGGACATGCCGGCGGCGGATCCCGAGGTTCGCGCGCAGATCGAAGAAGAAGCTGCACGCCTTGGCTGGCAAGCCCTGCACGAGCAATTGGCGGTGATCGACCCGGAGTCAGCGGCGCGCATTCACCCCAATGATCCACAACGTCTGAGTCGTGCGCTGGAGGTTTATCGGGTCAGTGGTCAGAGCATGACCGCCCTGCGTCAGCAACAATCTGCGCAAAGTACTGAAGCAGCCGCTTCGGGACGGCAACAATTGCCCTATACTGTCGCGAACTTGGCCATTGCTCCGGCAAATCGCCAGGTACTGCACGAGCGCATTAAACAAAGATTCACAAATATGCTGGAACAGGGGTTCATCGACGAGGTCGTAGCCCTGCGTAAAAGAAGTGACCTGCATTCCGGGTTGCCGTCTATACGTGCGGTAGGCTACCGCCAAGTCTGGGACTACCTGAACGGCAAGCTGTCGTTAGCCGAAATGCAGGAACGCGGCATCATTGCCACGCGTCAATTGGCCAAGCGCCAGTTCACCTGGCTGCGCAGCTGGGATGATCTGCACTGGCTGGACAGTCTTGATTGCGACAATCTGCCACGCGCCTTGAAATACCTTGGGACCATCTCCATATTGAGCTGA
- a CDS encoding Fic family protein codes for MHSLTPEFLDALRFDGLQIATLRALGEFRGKQQLFVAQSPQVLQGLTQIAVIESTESSNRLEGVTVAPARLKSLMSKNADPKSRSEQEIAGYRDALSLIHESADGMPFSEGVLRQLHSLLYRYLPQDGGEWKAMNNDIIERHADGSSRIRFQPIPAHMTPVAVTETLAYYHRALALNLADPLVLVPLTVLDFLCIHPFSDGNGRVARLLTLLLLYQFDYRVGRFISLERIFEESKEGYYATLELSSQGWHGGTHDVRPWMDYFWGAMLRAYKEFEERVGTIEKRRGGKSDRIRDEALRRVLPFSISEIEESCPGVSRDTVRLVLRSLKAEGLIEPTGKGRTAKWRKPA; via the coding sequence ATGCATTCACTCACCCCGGAATTTCTTGACGCCTTGCGCTTCGACGGTCTTCAGATTGCGACGCTTCGTGCATTGGGGGAGTTTCGGGGTAAGCAACAACTGTTCGTTGCTCAATCGCCGCAGGTCCTCCAGGGGCTTACGCAGATAGCCGTAATTGAATCCACGGAGTCATCTAACCGACTGGAGGGTGTAACTGTCGCGCCAGCGCGATTGAAGTCACTGATGAGCAAAAACGCTGACCCCAAAAGCCGATCCGAACAGGAAATTGCTGGCTATCGGGACGCTCTGTCACTCATCCATGAATCTGCCGATGGAATGCCATTTTCCGAAGGTGTTCTTAGACAGTTACATAGTCTTCTTTACCGCTATCTACCTCAGGATGGTGGTGAATGGAAGGCGATGAACAACGACATCATTGAGCGCCATGCCGATGGTTCATCGCGGATTCGCTTCCAACCTATTCCTGCTCATATGACCCCTGTTGCGGTGACTGAAACCCTGGCGTATTACCACCGGGCGCTGGCATTGAATCTAGCTGACCCTCTGGTTTTGGTGCCGCTTACGGTCCTCGACTTCCTTTGCATACACCCCTTCTCTGACGGCAATGGTCGCGTCGCTCGTCTGCTGACATTGCTGCTGCTCTATCAATTTGATTACAGAGTCGGGCGATTTATCAGTCTTGAACGGATATTCGAGGAATCAAAGGAGGGCTATTACGCAACGCTTGAGCTGAGTTCTCAGGGGTGGCACGGGGGTACGCATGATGTTCGGCCATGGATGGATTATTTTTGGGGGGCAATGCTTAGAGCGTACAAAGAGTTCGAGGAGCGAGTGGGCACGATAGAGAAGCGTCGAGGGGGTAAAAGCGATCGAATCAGAGACGAAGCCTTGAGGCGAGTCCTCCCTTTTTCCATCTCGGAAATTGAAGAGTCCTGTCCGGGAGTCAGTCGCGACACAGTGCGCCTGGTTTTACGATCACTGAAAGCAGAAGGGCTGATTGAGCCGACAGGTAAGGGGCGTACAGCCAAGTGGAGAAAACCGGCATAG
- the hflX gene encoding ribosome rescue GTPase HflX produces the protein MFFERHGGGERVILVHLDGQDPEAREDPQEFQELANSAGAETVAFFNVPRHRPTAKFLIGSGKVEELRDLVKAEEADLVIFNHILTPSQERNLERVFECRVIDRTGLILDIFAQRARTHEGKLQVELAQLDHMSTRLVRGWTHLERQGGGIGMRGPGETQLETDRRLLRVRLRQIKGRLEKVRSQREQSRRGRSRADIPTVSLVGYTNAGKSTLFNNVTKSEVYAADQLFATLDPTLRRLELDDLGPIVLADTVGFIRHLPHKLVEAFRSTLEESSNSDLLLHVIDAAEPDRMLQIEQVMVVLGEIGAQDLPILEVYNKLDLLEGVEPQIQRDADGKPQRVWLSARDGTGLELLEQAIAELLGSDLFVGTLRLPQRFARLRAQFFELGAVQKEEHDEEGICLLAVRLPRVELNRLVSREGLQPMEFIEQHTLQ, from the coding sequence TTGTTCTTTGAGCGCCACGGTGGTGGTGAGCGAGTGATCCTCGTTCACTTGGATGGTCAGGACCCTGAGGCGCGCGAAGATCCGCAGGAGTTTCAGGAATTGGCTAATTCGGCGGGCGCCGAGACCGTTGCGTTTTTTAACGTACCGCGTCATCGGCCAACCGCCAAATTCCTGATCGGCAGCGGCAAGGTCGAGGAACTGCGCGACCTGGTCAAGGCTGAAGAAGCCGATCTGGTGATTTTCAATCACATTCTCACGCCCAGTCAGGAACGTAACCTCGAACGTGTTTTCGAGTGTCGCGTGATCGACCGCACCGGCCTGATTCTCGATATTTTCGCCCAGCGCGCCCGTACCCATGAAGGCAAGCTCCAGGTAGAACTGGCCCAGCTTGACCACATGAGCACCCGCCTGGTTCGCGGCTGGACTCACCTTGAACGTCAGGGTGGCGGTATCGGCATGCGCGGTCCGGGTGAAACCCAGCTCGAAACCGACCGCCGTCTGCTGCGGGTTCGCCTGCGCCAGATCAAGGGCCGACTGGAAAAAGTACGCAGCCAGCGCGAGCAATCGCGACGCGGCCGCTCGCGTGCGGATATCCCTACCGTATCCCTGGTGGGTTATACCAACGCCGGCAAGTCCACGCTGTTCAATAACGTGACCAAGTCCGAGGTGTACGCGGCTGACCAGTTGTTCGCGACGCTGGACCCGACCTTGCGCCGTCTGGAACTGGACGACCTGGGGCCGATTGTTCTCGCGGACACCGTAGGTTTCATTCGCCACTTGCCGCACAAGCTGGTCGAGGCATTTCGGTCTACGCTCGAAGAGTCGAGCAACTCCGACCTGCTGTTGCACGTGATCGATGCGGCCGAGCCGGATCGCATGTTGCAGATCGAGCAGGTGATGGTGGTGCTGGGGGAGATCGGGGCTCAGGACTTGCCGATCCTGGAGGTATACAACAAACTCGATTTGCTTGAAGGCGTTGAGCCACAGATCCAGCGCGATGCCGATGGCAAGCCGCAACGGGTCTGGTTGTCGGCGCGTGATGGCACGGGTCTGGAATTGCTTGAACAAGCCATTGCCGAGTTGCTGGGCAGTGATTTGTTCGTGGGGACATTGCGCTTGCCGCAACGGTTCGCTCGACTGCGTGCGCAGTTCTTCGAACTCGGTGCGGTGCAGAAAGAAGAGCACGACGAAGAAGGCATCTGCCTGCTGGCCGTTCGTTTGCCCCGGGTCGAGTTGAATCGACTGGTAAGCCGCGAAGGATTGCAGCCGATGGAATTCATCGAGCAACACACTTTGCAATAA
- the queG gene encoding tRNA epoxyqueuosine(34) reductase QueG: MSAITTDLPTLAQSIKDWGRELGFQQVGISGLDLAEHEQHLERWLAAGYHGEMDYMGAHGSKRSHPEELVPGTLRVVSLRMDYLPGDTQMAQMLAQPEKAYVSRYALGRDYHKLIRKRVQQLADKIQAEIGPFGFRAFVDSAPVLEKAIAEQAGLGWIGKNTLVLNRKAGSYFFLSELFVDLPLPVDEPHSTEHCGRCTACLDICPTSAFVGPYVLDARRCISYLTIELKNAIPEDLRPLIGNRVFGCDDCQIVCPWNRFAKPSGESDFKPRHNLDNAELAELFLWDEDKFLSSTEGSPLRRAGYERWLRNLAVGLGNAPSSIPVLEALKARRDYPSELVREHVEWALKQHAERRT, from the coding sequence ATGTCCGCCATCACCACAGATCTGCCCACCCTCGCCCAATCGATCAAGGATTGGGGCCGCGAGCTGGGCTTCCAGCAAGTCGGCATCAGCGGTCTGGACCTGGCCGAGCATGAGCAGCACCTGGAGCGCTGGCTCGCCGCCGGCTACCACGGCGAAATGGACTACATGGGTGCCCATGGCAGCAAACGCTCGCATCCCGAAGAGCTGGTGCCGGGCACGTTGCGCGTGGTTTCGCTACGCATGGACTACCTGCCCGGCGACACGCAAATGGCACAAATGCTCGCGCAACCGGAAAAAGCCTACGTCTCGCGTTATGCCTTGGGCCGCGATTACCACAAATTGATCCGTAAACGCGTGCAACAACTGGCCGACAAGATTCAGGCCGAGATCGGCCCGTTCGGTTTCCGCGCGTTCGTCGACAGCGCCCCGGTGCTGGAAAAAGCCATCGCCGAACAGGCCGGACTGGGCTGGATCGGCAAAAATACTCTGGTGTTGAACCGCAAGGCCGGCAGCTATTTCTTCTTGAGCGAACTGTTCGTCGATCTGCCGCTACCGGTGGACGAACCACACAGCACCGAACATTGCGGCCGCTGCACGGCGTGCCTGGACATCTGCCCGACCAGCGCGTTCGTCGGTCCGTATGTGCTGGACGCCCGGCGCTGCATCTCTTACCTGACCATCGAACTGAAAAACGCGATCCCCGAAGACCTGCGCCCGTTGATCGGCAACCGGGTGTTCGGCTGCGACGACTGCCAGATCGTCTGCCCGTGGAACCGCTTCGCCAAACCTTCCGGAGAAAGCGACTTCAAGCCACGACACAACCTCGACAACGCCGAACTGGCCGAACTGTTCCTGTGGGACGAGGACAAGTTTCTCAGCAGCACCGAAGGCTCGCCGCTGCGCCGCGCCGGTTACGAGCGCTGGTTGCGCAATCTGGCCGTGGGCCTGGGCAATGCGCCGTCGAGCATTCCGGTGCTGGAAGCCTTGAAGGCGCGCCGTGACTACCCGTCAGAGCTGGTGCGTGAACATGTCGAGTGGGCGCTGAAACAACACGCCGAACGCCGTACTTGA
- the tsaE gene encoding tRNA (adenosine(37)-N6)-threonylcarbamoyltransferase complex ATPase subunit type 1 TsaE, with protein MSEVTLYLADEQAMSDFGARIAHVTQGHGLIFLEGNLGMGKTTLSRGIIRGLGHVGAVKSPTFTLVEPYEIGDVRAFHFDLYRLVDPEELEFLGIRDYFEDDALCLIEWPDKGAGFLPKPDLTITISPQDSGRSLKILSQGSRGETWCAALALESN; from the coding sequence GTGTCTGAAGTAACCCTGTACCTGGCCGATGAACAGGCCATGAGCGACTTTGGCGCACGGATTGCCCACGTTACCCAGGGCCATGGCCTGATTTTTCTCGAAGGTAACCTGGGCATGGGCAAGACCACCCTGTCGCGGGGCATCATTCGTGGTCTGGGGCATGTCGGCGCGGTGAAAAGTCCGACCTTCACCCTGGTCGAACCCTACGAGATCGGCGATGTACGCGCCTTCCACTTCGACCTGTATCGTCTGGTCGATCCAGAGGAACTGGAGTTTCTTGGCATCCGCGACTATTTCGAAGACGATGCTCTGTGTCTGATCGAGTGGCCCGATAAAGGTGCAGGCTTTTTGCCAAAGCCTGACCTGACCATTACCATTAGCCCGCAAGACAGCGGGCGTTCGCTGAAAATTTTATCCCAGGGCTCGCGCGGCGAGACCTGGTGTGCCGCTTTGGCATTGGAATCCAATTAA
- the mutL gene encoding DNA mismatch repair endonuclease MutL encodes MLNAARIELLSPRLANQIAAGEVVERPASVIKELLENSLDSGAKRIDVDVEQGGVKLLRVRDDGSGISADDLPLALARHATSKIRNLEDLEQVMSLGFRGEALASISSVARLTLTSRTRDADQAWQVETEGRDMAPRVQPAAHPVGTSVEVRDLFFNTPARRKFLKTEKTEFDHLQEVIKRLALARFDVAFHLRHNGKTILSLHEAHDDAARARRVAAICGSGFLEQALPIEIERNGLHLWGWVGLPTFNRSQADLQYFFVNGRAVRDKLVAHAVRQAYRDVLFNGRHPTFALFFEVDPAAVDVNVHPTKHEVRFRDGRMVHDFLYGTLHRALGDVRPEDQLAGSVTTAVVRPTGLDAGEFGPQGEMRLAANALLEQPQAQPAFNTSSGASAGGAYQYQYTPRPQSAVPPAAEAQAAYREFFAPLPEANANALPAGQEDIPPLGYALAQLKGIYILSENALGLVLVDMHAAHERIMYERLKIAMASEGLSGQPLLVPESLAVSQREADCAEEHAAWFQRLGFELQRLGPETLAIRQIPALLKQAEANRLVGDVLSDLMEYGTSDRIQAHLNELLGTMACHGAIRANRRLALPEMNGLLRDMENTERSGQCNHGRPTWTQLGLDDLDKLFLRGR; translated from the coding sequence CTGTTGAACGCCGCACGCATCGAACTGCTCAGCCCACGGCTGGCGAACCAGATCGCCGCCGGTGAGGTGGTTGAACGTCCGGCGTCGGTGATCAAGGAACTGCTGGAGAACAGCCTCGACTCCGGTGCCAAGCGCATCGATGTCGATGTCGAGCAGGGCGGCGTCAAGCTGCTGCGGGTGCGTGACGACGGTAGCGGCATTTCTGCTGACGACTTGCCGCTGGCGCTGGCCCGTCACGCCACCAGCAAGATCCGCAACCTCGAAGACCTCGAGCAGGTGATGAGCCTCGGTTTTCGCGGTGAAGCACTGGCGTCGATCAGCTCCGTGGCGCGCCTGACCCTGACCTCGCGCACCCGCGATGCCGATCAGGCCTGGCAGGTGGAGACCGAAGGCCGCGACATGGCGCCTCGTGTTCAGCCGGCGGCGCATCCGGTAGGTACATCGGTGGAAGTGCGCGACCTGTTCTTCAACACCCCGGCGCGACGCAAGTTTCTCAAGACCGAAAAAACCGAATTCGATCATCTGCAAGAAGTGATCAAGCGTCTGGCGCTCGCACGTTTCGACGTGGCTTTCCACCTGCGCCACAACGGCAAGACCATCCTCAGCCTGCACGAGGCCCACGATGATGCGGCCCGCGCTCGGCGTGTGGCGGCAATCTGCGGCTCGGGCTTCCTGGAGCAGGCACTGCCGATCGAGATCGAGCGTAATGGCCTGCACCTGTGGGGCTGGGTCGGCTTGCCGACCTTCAACCGCAGTCAGGCGGATTTGCAGTATTTCTTTGTGAATGGCCGTGCGGTACGCGACAAACTGGTGGCCCACGCGGTGCGCCAGGCCTATCGCGACGTGCTGTTCAATGGTCGCCATCCGACCTTCGCGCTGTTTTTCGAGGTCGATCCGGCGGCGGTCGACGTCAACGTGCACCCGACCAAACACGAAGTGCGCTTCCGTGACGGGCGCATGGTGCATGACTTCCTTTATGGCACGCTGCATCGTGCGCTGGGCGATGTGCGCCCAGAGGATCAGTTGGCCGGTTCAGTGACGACTGCTGTCGTCCGGCCAACGGGCCTCGATGCCGGTGAGTTCGGCCCGCAGGGTGAAATGCGTCTGGCGGCCAACGCGCTGCTGGAGCAGCCGCAGGCGCAGCCGGCGTTCAACACCTCGTCTGGCGCGAGTGCCGGCGGCGCTTATCAGTATCAGTACACGCCGCGGCCACAATCCGCGGTGCCGCCAGCCGCCGAGGCGCAGGCTGCCTACCGCGAGTTTTTCGCGCCGCTGCCTGAGGCCAATGCCAACGCGCTGCCGGCCGGCCAGGAAGACATTCCGCCGCTCGGTTACGCGCTGGCGCAGCTCAAGGGCATCTACATCTTGTCCGAGAACGCCCTGGGGCTGGTGCTGGTGGACATGCACGCCGCTCACGAGCGGATCATGTATGAACGACTGAAGATTGCCATGGCCAGTGAAGGCCTGAGCGGCCAGCCATTGCTGGTGCCAGAGTCGCTGGCAGTCAGTCAGCGTGAAGCCGATTGCGCCGAAGAGCATGCAGCGTGGTTCCAGCGCCTGGGCTTCGAGCTGCAGCGTCTGGGCCCGGAAACCCTGGCGATCCGGCAGATTCCGGCGCTGCTCAAACAGGCCGAGGCCAACCGTCTGGTGGGTGATGTGCTGTCGGACCTGATGGAATACGGCACCAGCGACCGGATTCAGGCCCACCTGAACGAACTGCTCGGCACCATGGCCTGTCACGGCGCGATCCGCGCCAACCGGCGCCTGGCCTTGCCGGAAATGAACGGCCTGCTGCGTGACATGGAAAACACCGAGCGCAGCGGTCAATGCAACCATGGCCGACCGACCTGGACCCAATTGGGCCTGGACGATCTGGACAAACTGTTCCTGCGCGGTCGTTGA
- a CDS encoding N-acetylmuramoyl-L-alanine amidase — MLMAVAVSAVADTKVNSVRLWRAPDNTRLVFDLSGPVQHSVFTLTAPDRLVIDINGATLGAPLKVSTANTPITAMRSAQRTPTDLRVVIDLKKAVTPKSFSLAPNAQYGNRLVVDLFDNPADAAPPPAPTPQVATVPAVPVTPAEPAIKLPPAPAGKRDIIVVIDAGHGGEDPGASGSRGQREKDVVLQIARELQRQVNGMKGFRAELTRTGDYFIPLRGRTEIARKKGADLFVSIHADAAPSAAAFGASVFALSDRGATSETARWLADSENRSDLIGGAGNVSLDDKDRMLAGVLLDLSMTASLTSSLNVGQKVLTNIGRVTPLHKQRVEQAGFMVLKSPDIPSILVETGFISNANEANKLSASSHQQALARSISSGVRQFFQQNPPPGTYIAWLRDSGKIAQGPRDHRVSPGETLAMIAVRYQVSPATLRSANNLSSDELKIGQHLTIPGTELASKE; from the coding sequence ATGTTGATGGCAGTGGCCGTCAGCGCTGTGGCCGACACAAAGGTCAACAGCGTGCGCCTGTGGCGGGCGCCGGATAACACGCGACTGGTCTTCGACCTGAGCGGCCCGGTGCAGCACAGCGTCTTCACCCTGACTGCACCGGATCGGCTGGTGATCGACATCAATGGCGCCACTTTGGGTGCGCCGCTGAAGGTATCGACTGCCAACACGCCGATCACCGCGATGCGCTCGGCCCAGCGCACGCCGACCGACCTGCGGGTGGTCATCGACCTGAAAAAAGCCGTTACCCCGAAAAGCTTCTCGCTGGCGCCGAACGCGCAATACGGCAACCGTCTGGTGGTCGACTTGTTCGACAACCCGGCCGATGCCGCTCCGCCGCCTGCGCCGACGCCACAAGTGGCGACGGTACCAGCGGTGCCGGTCACCCCTGCGGAACCTGCCATCAAGTTGCCGCCAGCCCCGGCCGGCAAACGCGACATCATTGTGGTGATCGACGCCGGCCACGGCGGCGAAGACCCGGGTGCATCCGGCTCACGCGGTCAGCGTGAAAAAGACGTGGTACTGCAGATCGCTCGTGAACTGCAGCGTCAGGTCAACGGCATGAAAGGCTTCCGCGCCGAGCTGACCCGTACCGGCGACTACTTCATCCCGTTGCGCGGTCGTACTGAAATTGCGCGCAAGAAGGGCGCAGACCTGTTCGTCTCGATCCACGCCGATGCCGCGCCGTCTGCTGCAGCCTTCGGTGCCTCGGTGTTTGCCTTGTCCGATCGCGGTGCCACGTCGGAGACCGCACGTTGGCTGGCCGACAGTGAAAACCGTTCCGACCTGATTGGCGGTGCCGGCAACGTCAGCCTCGACGACAAGGACCGCATGCTCGCCGGTGTACTGCTCGACCTGTCGATGACCGCGTCGCTGACCTCCAGCCTCAACGTCGGCCAGAAAGTCCTGACCAACATCGGTCGCGTGACGCCACTGCACAAGCAGCGTGTGGAACAGGCCGGGTTCATGGTGCTGAAATCGCCGGACATCCCATCGATCCTCGTTGAAACCGGATTTATCTCCAACGCCAACGAAGCGAACAAGCTCTCGGCCTCGAGCCACCAGCAGGCGCTGGCCCGTTCGATCAGCAGCGGCGTGCGCCAGTTCTTCCAGCAAAACCCGCCACCGGGCACTTACATTGCCTGGCTGCGTGACTCCGGCAAGATCGCCCAGGGCCCGCGTGATCACCGCGTGAGTCCGGGCGAGACGCTGGCGATGATTGCGGTGCGTTATCAGGTGTCGCCCGCGACCCTGCGCAGTGCCAACAATCTCAGCAGCGATGAGCTGAAAATCGGTCAGCACCTGACCATTCCTGGCACCGAACTGGCGTCCAAAGAATGA
- the hfq gene encoding RNA chaperone Hfq, translating to MSKGHSLQDPYLNTLRKEKVGVSIYLVNGIKLQGTIESFDQFVILLKNTVSQMVYKHAISTVVPVRPIRLPSATESDAGDAEPGNA from the coding sequence ATGTCAAAAGGGCATTCGCTACAAGACCCTTACTTGAATACTTTACGTAAAGAGAAAGTTGGGGTTTCCATCTACCTGGTCAACGGTATCAAACTGCAGGGCACGATCGAGTCGTTCGACCAGTTCGTTATCCTGCTGAAAAACACCGTGAGCCAGATGGTTTACAAACACGCTATCTCTACAGTCGTGCCAGTACGTCCAATTCGTCTGCCTAGCGCAACCGAATCCGATGCAGGTGACGCTGAGCCAGGTAACGCCTGA
- a CDS encoding NAD(P)H-hydrate dehydratase — MPHTKDELPDALYAAAQVRALDARLIAAGTPGFELMQRAAYACWRALVRRWPAATELTVLAGHGNNAGDGYLLAVLAQRAGWAVRVLAVGEPQRLQGDAALAHAEALAEGVAMQSWSAQTELRGVVLDALLGTGLSGEVREPCAAAIAAINATGLPVVAVDIPSGLCADTGRVLGLAVRADLTVTFIGLKLGLFTGDAADCVGELVFNDLQAGAETYADIPLAARRLNAANLPRLPARAPTSHKGRFGHVLLIGGDHGFGGAILLSTEIALRSGAGMVSLATRPEHIPAALTRVPEAMALGTSSANQLMGLLEKVSVLVVGPGLGQASWGRALLSAAANAALPQVWDADALNLLAGGIVSLPKDCVITPHPGEAARLLGISTAQVQADRLAAAHALSKKYLAVVVLKGAGSLIAHPDGRLALCHQGHPAMATAGLGDVLAGLTGALLVQGMDGFDAACLAVWLHANAGAQQGKFGRGLAASDLIPVIRQLLEEHAPCLK, encoded by the coding sequence ATGCCGCACACGAAAGATGAATTACCCGACGCGCTGTACGCTGCCGCCCAGGTGCGTGCACTCGACGCGCGGCTGATTGCCGCCGGCACGCCGGGCTTCGAATTGATGCAGCGCGCAGCGTATGCGTGCTGGCGCGCGCTGGTGCGGCGCTGGCCTGCAGCGACTGAGCTGACCGTGCTCGCCGGGCATGGCAACAACGCCGGTGACGGCTATTTGCTGGCCGTGCTGGCGCAGCGCGCCGGTTGGGCGGTACGGGTGCTGGCGGTCGGTGAGCCGCAGCGTTTGCAGGGCGACGCGGCGCTGGCGCACGCCGAGGCGCTGGCCGAGGGTGTCGCGATGCAGAGCTGGAGCGCCCAGACCGAGTTGCGTGGCGTTGTCCTTGATGCGCTGCTCGGCACTGGCTTGAGTGGCGAGGTGCGCGAGCCCTGTGCCGCGGCCATTGCTGCGATCAACGCCACTGGCCTGCCGGTGGTGGCGGTGGATATTCCTTCCGGATTGTGTGCCGACACCGGGCGAGTGCTGGGTCTCGCGGTGCGCGCAGACCTCACGGTGACTTTCATCGGTCTGAAGCTGGGGCTGTTCACCGGTGACGCGGCAGATTGTGTCGGTGAACTGGTGTTCAACGATCTGCAGGCCGGCGCTGAAACCTATGCTGATATTCCGCTCGCGGCTCGCCGGCTCAACGCGGCTAATCTGCCGCGTCTGCCCGCGAGGGCGCCGACCTCCCACAAGGGCCGCTTCGGTCATGTGCTGTTGATTGGCGGCGACCATGGCTTTGGTGGGGCGATCCTGCTCAGTACCGAAATCGCCTTGCGCAGCGGCGCGGGCATGGTGTCGCTGGCGACACGCCCGGAACATATCCCCGCTGCGCTGACCCGCGTACCGGAAGCCATGGCGCTGGGTACTTCATCGGCCAATCAGTTGATGGGTTTGCTGGAGAAAGTCTCGGTGCTGGTCGTCGGGCCGGGGCTGGGACAGGCGAGTTGGGGGCGGGCGTTATTGTCGGCCGCAGCGAATGCGGCGCTGCCACAGGTGTGGGACGCCGATGCATTGAATCTGCTGGCCGGCGGTATTGTCAGTCTGCCCAAGGATTGCGTGATCACCCCGCACCCGGGCGAGGCAGCGCGTCTGCTGGGGATCAGTACTGCCCAGGTGCAGGCCGATCGTCTGGCAGCAGCGCATGCGCTGAGCAAGAAATACTTGGCTGTTGTCGTGCTCAAAGGCGCCGGCAGCCTGATCGCCCATCCCGACGGTCGCCTGGCACTGTGTCATCAGGGCCATCCGGCCATGGCCACTGCGGGCCTTGGCGATGTACTCGCGGGGTTGACCGGCGCATTGCTGGTTCAGGGCATGGACGGCTTCGATGCCGCGTGCCTGGCAGTCTGGCTGCACGCCAATGCCGGCGCGCAACAAGGTAAATTCGGCCGTGGGCTGGCGGCCAGTGATCTGATTCCAGTCATTCGTCAGTTGTTGGAGGAGCATGCACCGTGTCTGAAGTAA